In Marivirga salinae, a single window of DNA contains:
- the rmuC gene encoding DNA recombination protein RmuC: MEIIAVIIGLAVGVVLAYFILKSQNKSGDELEGLKEEKQQVLTELSVIKSQKENLFSELKSEKEAHSAEREKNVQLNRQLSTVESDYKNLKIKLDEHKSELAELQQQFKNEFKNLAQEIFEEKSKKFTDQNKTNIGELLNPLREKIDKFEEKVEKSNKENLIWNSALKEQITSLKELNLQITKEAENLTRALKGDSKSQGNWGEMQLEAILEKVGLQKGVHYEKEKNYKNEEGDNQRLDYIIKMPDDKYLVLDSKVSLTSYSNYFDADDDVKQARFLKNHLDSMYSHIKTLGDKNYQNLYDINQPDYVLMFIANEPALTIALKEDHNLYEKALDKNIVLVSTTTLMATLRTISYIWKQDLQNKNAIEIATQAGALYDKFTNFTDDLLKVGNNLKTTQNSYSDAMKKLYDGKGNLIRRTEILRELGAKTTKNIDKRLLDRSSE; encoded by the coding sequence ATGGAAATTATAGCAGTCATAATTGGTTTAGCGGTTGGAGTAGTATTGGCTTACTTTATTCTTAAGTCTCAAAATAAAAGTGGGGACGAATTGGAAGGTTTAAAGGAAGAAAAGCAACAAGTTTTAACCGAACTAAGCGTTATAAAAAGTCAGAAGGAAAACCTTTTTTCTGAACTAAAAAGTGAAAAAGAAGCTCATTCTGCTGAGAGAGAAAAGAATGTTCAGCTAAACAGACAATTATCAACAGTTGAGTCAGATTATAAAAATCTTAAAATAAAATTAGATGAGCATAAATCAGAATTAGCTGAACTGCAACAACAATTTAAAAATGAGTTCAAGAATTTAGCTCAAGAAATTTTTGAAGAAAAAAGCAAAAAATTCACAGATCAGAATAAGACTAATATTGGAGAATTACTGAATCCATTGCGTGAAAAAATCGATAAATTCGAAGAGAAGGTAGAGAAAAGCAACAAGGAAAACCTGATCTGGAATAGTGCATTAAAAGAACAGATTACATCTCTAAAAGAACTAAATCTTCAAATCACTAAAGAAGCTGAAAATCTTACTAGAGCTTTAAAAGGAGATTCTAAATCGCAAGGAAACTGGGGTGAAATGCAATTGGAAGCCATTTTAGAAAAGGTTGGTTTACAAAAAGGAGTTCATTATGAGAAAGAGAAAAACTATAAAAATGAAGAGGGTGATAATCAAAGGCTAGATTATATCATCAAAATGCCTGATGATAAATATTTAGTATTGGATTCAAAAGTATCCTTAACTTCATATAGTAATTATTTTGATGCCGATGATGATGTAAAGCAAGCGCGATTCCTTAAAAATCACCTGGATAGCATGTATTCTCATATTAAAACATTGGGAGACAAAAATTATCAAAATCTTTATGACATCAATCAGCCAGATTATGTATTAATGTTTATTGCCAACGAACCTGCTCTAACTATTGCGTTAAAAGAAGATCACAATCTTTATGAAAAGGCATTGGATAAAAATATAGTACTCGTATCCACTACTACTTTGATGGCTACTTTGAGAACTATTTCTTATATCTGGAAACAAGATTTGCAAAACAAAAATGCAATTGAAATTGCAACACAAGCTGGTGCCTTATATGATAAATTCACCAACTTCACTGATGATTTGTTGAAGGTGGGCAATAATTTGAAAACCACACAAAATAGCTACTCTGATGCTATGAAAAAGCTATATGATGGAAAAGGAAATTTAATTAGAAGAACTGAAATTTTAAGGGAGTTAGGTGCTAAAACTACTAAAAATATTGATAAACGGCTTTTAGATAGGTCATCAGAGTAG
- a CDS encoding gliding motility lipoprotein GldH has translation MRAIYGTIFLVFLFLSCTEERYFEDNHDFKDRIWNMEESAEFNFEIDSVELPYQIKLNVRNTMDYPYRNLYMKYRLKDSTYLMEDKLLNLKLFNAKTGKPYGDHQSDIYSHQLILQDSVYFPKKGNYKIELKQYMRENELKGMVSAGIRIEQIKE, from the coding sequence ATGAGGGCAATATACGGAACTATATTTTTGGTATTTCTATTCTTATCCTGCACCGAAGAAAGGTATTTTGAAGATAACCATGATTTTAAAGATAGAATCTGGAACATGGAAGAATCAGCTGAATTCAATTTTGAAATTGACAGCGTTGAACTTCCTTATCAAATCAAATTGAATGTCAGGAATACTATGGATTATCCGTATAGAAATCTATATATGAAATATCGACTAAAAGATTCTACTTATTTAATGGAAGATAAATTATTGAATTTAAAATTATTTAATGCTAAAACAGGCAAACCATATGGAGACCATCAAAGTGATATTTATTCGCATCAATTAATACTTCAAGATTCTGTTTATTTTCCTAAAAAAGGAAATTACAAAATAGAATTAAAGCAATATATGCGTGAAAATGAATTAAAAGGGATGGTTTCAGCTGGTATAAGAATTGAACAGATTAAAGAATAG
- a CDS encoding toxin-antitoxin system YwqK family antitoxin has protein sequence MTIKLSTWLFAFTFILLLTTKQTALAQSDTTWYDASGYTTNLRERAVYYSFNPIKTDSGYRVEEFYLSGQKKMEGLSTSADGQLMEGWVTWYYENGDISEKVFYEKGNRKKCISYWEGEKFSTAEYRNNKAYEGKIVVYANSRSAYLMPTYRQGSLHSLYIFENDPNGIRYGYTLTVDNDGDTLRHYKFYDENGELLGKYECVDQEFEMYADEEDKPKKNGTFVDYYSDPMQLGAIIKYKKGNVLSRKDYYRTGALREEVIIEGETATAKYYKSDGTLLGEFSGPYNTEYDYFKRGGTGTKVDFYDDKEGSHMPVREIVKREDGENVEKKFYARNGNLKRSIKFGDNGDRVEKRFNDEGNLSHELIWKNNDPYHGTFVQNSMMHKIYEKGEMTGIIHFYKSGEKFRNKRDSIATYYNKEGEVIAKATFESLESEKPIEGTVMELFNAKLRYEKHYKHGKEIKKVEYFHYKYPLRISKKETIYVDGRRTREKWYYSTGDLRSDFIYDGYRRKAVAYYDKDGEVIGKLNYSNRKEIGTEVKFFYESDLIREVTKYDEEGEILTKKIYDKRYDEDKVPYTILEADIQSNGKSKYYAPDGSKLAEAEFRVGEPFSGVIVEHPSYNADYDLYIIKPFKEGEVHGIVKEIKYFDKEPYQAVVGRESVYKEGQRNGVDKIYYLNGELRIFQHYKNGQLHGKYISYDENGHIEDQYSYKEGKPYDGLFKNSIPYTRDIDDNEYKINKGNLVYCNFKLDSRLLEKTKMVDGQYETVIYKENGTDSITLMLDENRNGSVLLHDREKGESENIIKDGEPWSGTFYFTDFDKRETEVFGETEYLKITLDPNSWKLIAYNMDDEEIFQLAERKNWKESNVISRYIWVDSYLKDLSFFYKHRWSTFKFK, from the coding sequence ATGACTATTAAACTATCAACTTGGCTTTTTGCCTTTACTTTCATACTACTTTTAACCACAAAACAAACTGCACTTGCTCAAAGCGATACTACCTGGTACGATGCTTCTGGTTATACTACCAATCTCAGAGAAAGGGCTGTTTACTATAGTTTTAATCCAATAAAAACAGATAGCGGGTATAGGGTGGAAGAGTTTTACCTATCTGGTCAGAAGAAAATGGAGGGTCTTTCTACTTCAGCCGATGGACAGTTAATGGAAGGATGGGTTACATGGTATTATGAAAATGGCGATATAAGTGAAAAAGTTTTTTACGAGAAAGGAAATAGGAAAAAATGTATTTCTTATTGGGAAGGTGAGAAATTTTCTACTGCTGAATATCGAAATAATAAGGCTTATGAGGGCAAAATTGTAGTCTATGCAAACTCAAGAAGTGCCTACCTTATGCCAACTTACCGGCAAGGATCATTACATTCACTATATATTTTTGAGAATGACCCCAATGGTATTCGTTATGGCTACACTTTAACCGTAGACAATGATGGAGATACTTTACGTCATTACAAATTTTATGATGAAAATGGGGAGCTATTGGGCAAATATGAATGTGTAGATCAAGAATTTGAGATGTATGCTGATGAGGAGGATAAGCCTAAAAAGAATGGCACCTTTGTCGATTACTATTCCGACCCCATGCAGTTGGGCGCTATTATCAAGTACAAAAAAGGGAACGTCCTGAGTCGTAAAGATTATTACCGAACAGGTGCGTTAAGAGAGGAGGTCATTATAGAAGGAGAGACAGCTACAGCTAAATATTACAAATCGGATGGCACACTTTTAGGTGAGTTTTCAGGCCCTTACAACACTGAATATGACTATTTTAAGCGTGGTGGAACTGGCACTAAAGTGGATTTTTATGACGATAAGGAGGGTAGTCATATGCCGGTAAGAGAGATTGTGAAAAGGGAAGATGGAGAAAACGTGGAAAAGAAATTTTATGCTAGAAATGGCAATTTGAAGCGGTCAATAAAATTTGGTGATAATGGCGATAGGGTTGAAAAGCGTTTTAATGATGAGGGGAATCTAAGCCATGAGCTGATCTGGAAAAATAACGATCCATATCATGGTACTTTCGTCCAGAATTCAATGATGCATAAAATTTACGAGAAGGGCGAGATGACTGGAATAATTCATTTCTACAAATCGGGTGAAAAATTCAGGAATAAAAGAGATTCCATAGCAACTTATTATAATAAAGAAGGCGAGGTGATTGCTAAGGCCACATTTGAATCTTTGGAATCTGAAAAGCCGATAGAGGGCACTGTAATGGAGCTGTTTAACGCTAAATTACGTTATGAAAAACACTATAAACATGGAAAAGAAATTAAAAAGGTCGAATATTTCCACTACAAATATCCTTTGCGAATAAGCAAGAAAGAAACGATTTATGTAGATGGAAGAAGAACCCGTGAAAAATGGTATTACAGCACGGGTGACCTTAGGTCGGACTTTATTTATGACGGCTATCGCAGAAAAGCTGTAGCTTATTATGATAAAGACGGAGAGGTAATAGGAAAACTGAACTATTCTAACAGAAAGGAAATTGGCACAGAGGTAAAGTTTTTTTATGAAAGTGACCTTATAAGAGAAGTCACTAAATATGATGAGGAGGGGGAGATACTGACCAAAAAAATATATGACAAACGATATGATGAAGATAAAGTGCCCTATACAATTTTAGAGGCCGACATTCAGTCTAATGGAAAATCAAAATATTATGCTCCTGATGGCAGTAAGCTAGCAGAAGCAGAATTTCGGGTTGGAGAGCCTTTTTCTGGAGTAATTGTGGAACACCCTAGTTATAATGCTGATTATGATTTATATATTATCAAACCTTTTAAGGAAGGGGAGGTTCACGGTATCGTCAAAGAAATTAAATACTTTGATAAGGAGCCTTATCAGGCTGTGGTGGGAAGAGAATCAGTTTATAAAGAGGGTCAACGAAATGGTGTTGATAAAATATATTACCTGAATGGAGAATTGAGAATCTTTCAACATTATAAAAATGGACAACTTCATGGTAAATACATCAGCTATGATGAAAACGGTCATATTGAAGATCAATATAGCTATAAGGAAGGAAAGCCTTATGATGGACTTTTTAAAAATTCTATCCCTTATACGAGAGATATTGATGACAATGAGTACAAAATTAATAAAGGGAACTTGGTTTATTGTAATTTCAAATTAGATAGTCGGTTGCTTGAAAAGACCAAAATGGTTGATGGACAGTATGAAACAGTGATTTATAAAGAGAATGGTACTGACAGTATAACCTTAATGCTTGACGAGAATAGGAACGGTTCAGTATTGCTTCATGATAGGGAGAAGGGAGAATCCGAAAATATCATTAAAGATGGCGAGCCCTGGTCAGGTACTTTTTACTTTACTGATTTCGATAAACGTGAAACAGAGGTATTTGGTGAAACTGAGTATTTGAAAATTACTTTAGATCCTAATTCATGGAAACTAATTGCCTACAATATGGATGACGAGGAAATATTTCAGCTTGCAGAGCGAAAAAACTGGAAAGAATCTAATGTAATTTCCCGATATATATGGGTAGATAGTTATTTGAAAGATTTATCCTTTTTTTATAAACATAGGTGGTCAACCTTTAAATTCAAATGA
- a CDS encoding VanZ family protein codes for MFLRYNLFGIIWFLLILLLGLTPGESMPLTNVWDFLSFDKIAHFGVFGILCFLLILGFSKQYTFLFIRYNAVLLAIVISFVYSLAIELFQMLIPDRGLELADILANSLGIFAGWFVFYLIYKI; via the coding sequence ATGTTTCTCAGGTATAATCTGTTTGGGATTATCTGGTTTTTGCTCATTCTGCTATTAGGCTTAACACCTGGTGAATCAATGCCTTTGACCAATGTTTGGGATTTTCTCAGCTTTGATAAAATTGCGCATTTTGGGGTTTTTGGCATACTTTGCTTTTTGTTAATACTAGGATTTTCCAAACAATATACTTTTTTATTCATTCGTTATAATGCTGTATTATTAGCGATAGTGATCAGTTTTGTTTATAGTTTAGCGATTGAATTATTTCAAATGTTAATTCCAGATAGAGGATTAGAATTGGCTGATATTTTAGCTAATTCACTTGGAATTTTTGCAGGATGGTTTGTATTTTATTTGATTTATAAAATATAA
- a CDS encoding energy transducer TonB yields MELKKNPKADINKKSTLFLNIGLVVSISLVFFAFEYKFYDEGPAMDLGTVSDDMEDIMEIPPTEQPPPPPPKVKLPEIIEIPDEEEIEEEIELDLDMDMTEDDAIEDIVFEEEAEEEVDKVFQIVEQQAEPSGGIQAFYDYVANQLSDKYPRQAQRMGIEGVVYVQFVIEKDGSLTDVQAVKGIGGGCDEVAVEVVKNSPKWTPGRQRGRAVRSQRVIPIRFVLN; encoded by the coding sequence ATGGAACTTAAAAAAAATCCGAAAGCTGATATCAATAAAAAGTCTACACTATTCCTAAATATTGGTTTAGTAGTTTCTATTTCATTGGTGTTCTTTGCTTTTGAATACAAATTTTATGATGAGGGACCGGCCATGGATTTAGGTACGGTTAGTGATGACATGGAAGATATTATGGAAATTCCGCCAACGGAGCAACCACCTCCCCCACCACCAAAAGTGAAACTTCCTGAAATCATTGAGATTCCTGATGAAGAAGAAATTGAAGAGGAAATTGAATTAGATTTAGATATGGACATGACTGAAGATGATGCCATAGAAGACATCGTATTCGAAGAAGAAGCTGAAGAGGAAGTTGATAAGGTTTTCCAAATTGTAGAACAACAAGCTGAGCCATCTGGTGGGATTCAAGCTTTTTATGATTACGTGGCTAATCAGTTATCTGATAAATATCCTAGACAAGCCCAGCGTATGGGAATCGAAGGTGTTGTTTATGTTCAGTTCGTAATTGAGAAAGACGGATCATTAACGGACGTACAGGCCGTGAAAGGTATTGGCGGAGGTTGTGATGAAGTAGCTGTTGAAGTTGTGAAGAATTCTCCGAAATGGACACCAGGTAGACAAAGAGGTAGAGCAGTACGTTCTCAGAGGGTAATCCCAATTAGATTTGTATTGAACTAA
- the purD gene encoding phosphoribosylamine--glycine ligase — MNILILGSGGREFVFTEKIAASAECNKLFVAPGNAGTAQIAKNINLSPTDFKGIADFSLENKIDLIVVGPEAPLVEGIRDYFEYNSNLKDIQIIGPGKAGAELEGSKEFAKSFMQRHNIPTAAYSTFTKATLSEGLSYLQSLKPPYVLKADGLAGGKGVVICENLQTAEQSLTEMLKDEKFGAASEKVVIEEFLSGIELSVFVLTDGESYKILPAAKDYKRIGEGDSGLNTGGMGAVSPVKFADATFMEKVESKIIKPTIDGLKKDKIEYQGFIFIGLMNVGGEPFVIEYNVRMGDPETQVVLPRLKSDLLSIFKSMKSKSLKDQEFEISEQTASTIVLVAGGYPESYEKGKAIKGLDDVKDAKVFHAGTAQKDNEVVTAGGRVLAITGMGDDLKTALKNAYAGANKVCWDDIYYRKDIGQDLLALEGQ; from the coding sequence ATGAATATATTAATATTAGGCTCAGGTGGAAGAGAATTCGTTTTTACTGAAAAAATAGCTGCAAGCGCTGAATGCAATAAGCTTTTTGTTGCTCCTGGAAATGCTGGAACTGCTCAAATTGCTAAAAACATAAATCTATCTCCTACTGACTTTAAAGGAATCGCTGATTTCAGCTTAGAAAATAAAATTGACTTGATAGTGGTGGGGCCAGAAGCACCACTTGTTGAAGGAATAAGAGATTATTTTGAGTATAATAGCAATCTTAAGGATATCCAAATTATAGGTCCAGGGAAAGCCGGAGCAGAATTAGAAGGAAGTAAAGAATTTGCCAAAAGCTTTATGCAAAGACATAACATCCCTACTGCTGCTTATTCTACTTTCACTAAAGCTACCTTATCAGAAGGACTCTCCTATTTACAAAGCTTAAAACCTCCTTATGTTTTAAAAGCAGATGGATTGGCAGGAGGAAAAGGAGTTGTTATTTGTGAAAACCTCCAAACAGCAGAGCAAAGCCTTACTGAAATGTTGAAGGATGAAAAATTTGGAGCTGCTAGTGAAAAGGTAGTTATAGAAGAATTTTTATCAGGTATAGAACTTTCCGTTTTTGTTTTAACAGATGGTGAAAGCTATAAAATTCTGCCAGCTGCGAAAGATTACAAAAGGATAGGTGAAGGAGATTCAGGCCTAAATACAGGTGGTATGGGTGCAGTTTCCCCAGTGAAATTTGCAGATGCTACCTTCATGGAGAAAGTCGAATCCAAAATTATAAAACCTACAATTGATGGATTAAAAAAAGATAAAATAGAATATCAGGGTTTTATTTTTATTGGACTGATGAATGTAGGCGGAGAACCTTTTGTTATTGAATACAATGTAAGAATGGGAGACCCTGAAACACAGGTAGTACTTCCTAGACTGAAAAGTGATTTGCTCTCCATTTTCAAAAGCATGAAAAGCAAAAGCTTGAAAGATCAAGAATTTGAAATTAGTGAGCAAACTGCTTCTACCATTGTTTTAGTGGCAGGTGGCTATCCTGAAAGTTATGAAAAGGGAAAAGCTATAAAAGGCTTAGATGATGTGAAGGATGCAAAAGTATTTCATGCGGGAACAGCTCAAAAAGACAATGAAGTAGTGACAGCTGGAGGTAGAGTTTTAGCCATTACTGGAATGGGTGATGATTTGAAAACGGCTTTAAAAAATGCCTATGCAGGCGCTAATAAAGTCTGCTGGGACGATATTTATTATAGAAAAGACATAGGTCAGGATTTATTGGCTTTAGAGGGTCAATGA
- a CDS encoding PSP1 domain-containing protein, producing the protein MGCSSCGTKNKEGTTTGCQNNGGCSTGGCNKMNSFDWLSNMDFPNYDNFDIVEIKFKGGRKEFFRNIHNLELVTGDAVVVDVPNGHHIGYVSMQGELVRLQMQKKKVKNDDEIKAVYRVTTDKDLEKWHEVQNREMPTMYRAREVIQELKLKMKLSDVEFQADNSKATFYYSAEERVDFRELIKKLAGEFKIRVEMRQISLRQEAGRIGGIGSCGRELCCSTWLTDFKSVSTSAARYQNLSLNPSKLSGQCGRLKCCLNYELDTYMEALSGIPEVERPIQTKRGSLTLQKTDIFRKIMWFSYSEDNIWHPVKVDRVAEIIALNKQGEKPDTLMEDILEIEETVQINSDLIKLDRKFSKPKKKKKKGGKFNPNKIKAEKGANPAVKDNPQGNSKKPKNKKRFNKNKNNPNNNKKD; encoded by the coding sequence ATGGGATGCTCATCATGCGGAACTAAAAATAAAGAAGGCACTACAACTGGTTGCCAAAATAATGGAGGATGCAGTACAGGCGGATGCAATAAAATGAATTCTTTTGACTGGTTATCCAATATGGATTTCCCGAATTATGATAATTTCGACATAGTTGAAATAAAGTTTAAGGGAGGCAGAAAAGAATTTTTTAGAAATATACATAATCTTGAATTAGTAACAGGAGATGCCGTAGTGGTAGATGTGCCCAATGGTCATCATATTGGCTATGTATCTATGCAAGGCGAATTAGTTCGCTTACAGATGCAAAAGAAAAAGGTAAAAAATGATGATGAAATAAAAGCAGTATATCGGGTTACAACTGATAAAGACCTTGAAAAATGGCATGAAGTTCAAAACAGAGAGATGCCAACCATGTATCGTGCTCGGGAAGTAATTCAAGAGCTTAAATTAAAAATGAAGCTTTCTGATGTTGAATTTCAAGCTGACAATTCAAAAGCTACATTCTATTATTCTGCCGAAGAAAGAGTTGATTTTAGAGAACTAATTAAAAAGCTGGCAGGTGAATTTAAAATACGCGTGGAGATGCGCCAAATTTCACTTAGGCAAGAAGCTGGAAGAATCGGTGGAATCGGCAGCTGTGGAAGAGAATTATGTTGTAGCACTTGGTTAACAGATTTTAAAAGTGTTTCTACTAGTGCTGCACGTTATCAAAACCTATCATTGAATCCAAGTAAGCTTTCAGGGCAATGTGGTAGATTAAAATGCTGCTTAAATTATGAGCTAGATACTTATATGGAAGCCTTGAGTGGCATACCTGAAGTTGAAAGACCTATTCAAACCAAAAGAGGCAGTTTGACTTTACAAAAGACTGATATCTTTCGTAAAATTATGTGGTTTAGCTATTCGGAAGATAACATCTGGCATCCAGTGAAAGTAGATAGAGTAGCAGAAATAATTGCCTTAAATAAGCAGGGAGAAAAACCTGACACTTTAATGGAAGACATTCTTGAAATTGAAGAAACGGTACAGATCAACAGTGACTTAATTAAACTAGATCGTAAATTTTCCAAACCTAAGAAGAAAAAGAAAAAAGGTGGCAAGTTTAATCCAAATAAAATAAAGGCTGAAAAAGGAGCAAATCCAGCAGTTAAGGACAACCCACAAGGCAATTCTAAAAAGCCTAAAAATAAAAAAAGGTTTAATAAAAATAAGAACAACCCAAATAATAACAAAAAAGATTAA
- a CDS encoding carboxypeptidase-like regulatory domain-containing protein — protein MRLICTVLLLFSSLFLVQAQELEGVVKSSEDNLPIEGTHIVNTTSNKMAVSDENGRFHLIAEMGDTLIVSNVNFNSKQFVINNSRFLNISLNPASIQLEEVRVSNLPETEAEFRNRLVKMGVQDDDTFVISGMPPSKPKGEIPKNYDPNYTKSVKYAITKPISFITKKLSKSHKNKVKYYQTVANQGTTISNNKKYNPEIVRELTGLEGDKLNDFIQYLDLDPAFVNRSSEYEIAARILKEFDYYKTKSQKG, from the coding sequence ATGAGATTAATCTGTACAGTATTACTGCTGTTTTCAAGTCTTTTCTTAGTGCAAGCTCAAGAATTGGAAGGAGTGGTTAAATCAAGTGAGGATAACTTACCAATTGAAGGTACACATATTGTCAATACAACATCAAATAAAATGGCTGTTTCAGATGAAAATGGAAGGTTTCATTTAATTGCTGAAATGGGGGATACCTTAATAGTTTCAAATGTAAATTTCAATTCAAAGCAATTTGTAATTAATAATTCTCGTTTTTTAAATATCAGCTTGAACCCTGCTAGTATTCAATTGGAGGAAGTACGAGTTAGTAATTTGCCAGAAACTGAAGCAGAATTTAGAAATCGCTTGGTGAAAATGGGTGTTCAAGATGATGATACTTTTGTGATTTCAGGAATGCCACCATCCAAGCCTAAGGGCGAAATACCCAAAAATTACGACCCTAATTATACGAAATCTGTTAAATATGCTATTACTAAGCCTATTTCATTTATTACAAAGAAATTAAGCAAATCCCACAAAAACAAAGTAAAGTATTACCAAACAGTGGCTAATCAAGGAACAACTATTTCGAATAACAAGAAATATAATCCTGAAATAGTAAGAGAATTAACTGGGTTAGAAGGTGATAAATTAAATGATTTTATTCAATATTTGGATCTTGATCCAGCTTTTGTGAATAGGTCAAGTGAATATGAAATTGCAGCTCGGATTTTGAAGGAGTTTGATTATTATAAAACTAAATCTCAAAAGGGATAA
- the gcvH gene encoding glycine cleavage system protein GcvH: MNIPENLKYTKDHEWVRVEGDEAYIGITEFAQRELGDIVYVEVETIDEELEEGEVFGTVEAVKTVSDLFMPVGGTVLEFNEDLEDAPESVNEDPYEKGWMIKLKLSDPSSVDKLLSADDYKELIGE; this comes from the coding sequence ATGAATATTCCTGAGAATTTAAAATACACTAAAGATCACGAATGGGTGAGGGTAGAAGGTGATGAAGCTTACATTGGAATCACAGAATTTGCTCAGCGTGAGTTAGGTGATATTGTCTATGTTGAGGTAGAAACTATAGATGAAGAGCTTGAAGAAGGAGAGGTTTTTGGAACTGTTGAGGCAGTAAAAACTGTATCTGATTTATTTATGCCTGTAGGTGGAACAGTTTTAGAATTCAATGAAGATTTGGAAGACGCTCCTGAATCTGTAAATGAAGACCCTTATGAAAAAGGATGGATGATTAAATTGAAACTTTCTGACCCATCTTCTGTAGATAAATTGTTATCAGCAGACGATTACAAAGAATTGATAGGGGAATAA